The Sesamum indicum cultivar Zhongzhi No. 13 linkage group LG2, S_indicum_v1.0, whole genome shotgun sequence genome contains a region encoding:
- the LOC105156156 gene encoding sodium/hydrogen exchanger 8 isoform X1, with protein sequence MASILTPGTVSLQLRMLEEEETSASSSGSPTDAVIFVGISLVLGIASRHALRGTRVPYTVALLVLGIGLGALEYGTNHRLGKIGDGIRLWANIDPDLLLAVFLPALLFESSFSMEVHQIKRCIMQMFLLAGPGVLISTFCLGAALKLAFPYNWSWKTSLLLGGLLSATDPVAVVALLKELGASKKLSTIIEGESLMNDGTAIVVYQLFYRMVRGWSFNWGAVIKFLTQVSLGAVGIGLAFGIASVLWLGFIFNDTVIEISLTLAVSYVAYFTAQEGLDVSGVLTVMTLGMFYSAVARTAFKGESQQSLHHFWEMVAYIANTLIFILSGVVIAESVLQNDSIFKTHEHSWGYLFLLYAFVQVARVVVVAVLFPFLQYFGYGLDWKEAIILVWSGLRGAVALSLSLSVMRSSDGSPYISSDTGTLFVFLTGGIVFLTLIVNGSTTQFLLRILKMDKLSAAKRRILNYTKYEMLNKALEAFGDLGDDEELGPADWPTVKRYIKSLNDVDSEQVHPHSSSENDGNLDNMNLKDIRVRFLNGVQAAYWVMLDEGRINQTTANLLMQSVDEAIDLVSDEALCDWRGLKSYVNIPNHYKFLQSSIVPQKLVTYFTVERLEAACYICAAFLRAHRIARQQLHDFIGDSEIAAMVIRESEQEGEEPKAFLEDVRVTFPQVLRVVKTRQVTYSVLNHLIDYVHNLERIGLLEEKEMTHLHDAVQTDLKRLLRNPPLVKIPKIRDLISANPLLGALPPSAREALVGTTKEIMKLSGATLYREGSKPAGIWLISNGVVKWSRKNMSNKHLLHPTFTHGSTLGLYEVLASKPYICDIITDSVVLCFFIETEKIFSALRSDPAVEDFFWRESIIILGKLMLPQIFEKMAMQDIRTFIAERSTMNIYIRGESFELLHHSVGLLLEGFIKVQGGQEELLTAPAAILPRVDQSFRQSGTLGSFSQQVSSYQVETRARVIIFDIAGFEAGRTLQKRSSSLISHSADHPSGPLGREHSGLMSWPEQVSKSKHHDQEAADEQGNNLSARALQLSIYGSMVNIGGRRTRSFPRRRRAKASQSLSYPRVPSGHAPAMVSVKSEGSTTLRKKLHMHESKPESHLTQHEELHLNESRATRDDSSDDSGCEDEHIVRIDSPSRLSFRQAP encoded by the exons ATGGCTTCGATTTTGACGCCTGGAACTGTGTCGTTGCAGCTGAGGATGTTGGAGGAGGAGGAAACTTCTGCTTCTTCGAGTGGTAGTCCGACTGACGCGGTGATATTCGTCGGGATCAGCTTGGTGTTGGGGATAGCGTCTCGGCACGCACTCAGGGGCACGCGTGTGCCCTACACTGTCGCGCTGCTTGTTCTCGGCATTGGCCTTGGTGCCTTAG AATATGGGACAAATCACCGGTTGGGAAAGATTGGCGATGGGATTCGTCTAT GGGCTAATATTGATCCTGATCTTCTCTTGGCTGTGTTCCTTCCTGCACTTCTCTTTGAGAGTTCGTTTTCAATGGAAGTGCACCAGATAAAG AGGTGTATAATGCAAATGTTTCTACTTGCTGGCCCCGGTGTGCTCATTTCAACATTTTGTCTTGGAGCTGCTCTAAAG CTTGCTTTTCCGTATAACTGGAGCTGGAAAACATCATTACTATTGGGCGGCCTCCTCAGTGCTACCGACCCTGTGGCTGTTGTAGCCCTTCTGAAAGAGCTGGGAGCTAGCAAAAAATTGAGTACTATAATTGAAGGGGAGTCCTTGATGAATGACGG GACAGCAATTGTGGTCTATCAGTTATTTTATCGGATGGTTCGTGGCTGGAGCTTTAATTGGGGAGCTGTAATCAAATTTTTGACACAAGTCTCTCTTGGAGC TGTAGGTATTGGTCTTGCTTTTGGAATAGCATCTGTCCTGTGGCTGGGATTTATATTCAATGACACGGTTATTGAAATTTCTTTAACACTTGCTGTGAGCTACGTCGCCTACTTCACA GCACAAGAAGGGCTTGATGTTTCTGGAGTTTTGACAGTTATGACTCTGGGAAT GTTCTACTCTGCTGTTGCTCGAACTGCCTTTAAGGGTGAAAGTCAGCAAAGCTTGCATCATTTTTG gGAAATGGTGGCTTATATTGCCAATACATTAATCTTCATCTTAAG TGGAGTAGTTATAGCTGAAAGTGTTCTCCAAAATGACAGCATATTTAAAACCCATG AACATTCTTGGGGTTATCTGTTCCTTCTATATGCGTTTGTTCAAGTTGCTAGAGTGGTTGTAGTTGCAGTATTGTTTCCATTTCTGCAATATTTTGGTTATGGTCTGGACTGGAAAGAAGCTATTATTCTTGTCTGGTCTGGTCTGCGTGGGGCTGTAGCATTGTCACTTTCACTCTCTGTTATG CGTTCCAGTGACGGGTCACCATATATCAGTTCTGATACTGGAACTCTG ttTGTGTTTTTAACTGGTGGAATCGTATTCCTTACACTTATTGTTAATGGATCAACTACACAGTTTCTTCTACGTATTCTTAAGATGGATAAGCTATCGGCAGCAAAG AGGCGAATATTGAATTATACAAAGTACGAAATGTTGAACAAAGCACTAGAGGCCTTTGGTGACCTTGGGGATGATGAGGAATTAGGACCTGCTGACTGGCCTACTGTTAAACGATACATAAAAAGCTTAAATGATGTGGATAGTGAACAAGTTCACCCACATTCTTCATCCGAAAATGATGGCAATCTTGACAATATGAATTTGAAAGATATTCGAGTGCGCTTCTTAAATG GTGTTCAGGCAGCTTACTGGGTCATGCTTGATGAAGGAAGGATCAACCAGACAACTGCTAATCTTCTAATGCAATCTGTTGATGAGGCAATTGACCTGGTATCCGATGAAGCTTTGTGTGATTGGAGAGGATTAAAATCTTATGTGAACATCCCGAATCACTATAAGTTTCTTCAATCGAGCATTGTTCCTCAAAAGCTTGTTACATACTTCACTGTTGAGAGATTAGAGGCCGCATGCTATATTTGTGCTGCGTTTCTTCGTGCCCATAGAATTGCAAGACAACAACTGCATGACTTCATTG GAGACAGTGAGATTGCAGCGATGGTAATTAGGGAAAGTGAGCAGGAAGGAGAAGAACCAAAGGCTTTTCTAGAAGACGTGCGTGTTACATTTCCTCAG GTGCTACGTGTTGTAAAAACAAGACAAGTCACATATTCTGTGCTGAACCATTTGATTGATTATGTTCATAATCTTGAGAGGATTGGCTtattagaagaaaaagagatgacTCATCTACATGATGCTGTCCAG ACTGACTTGAAAAGGCTCTTAAGAAATCCACCTTTGgttaaaattccaaaaatacGGGATTTGATATCTGCCAATCCTTTACTTGGAGCCCTACCTCCCTCAGCGCGTGAGGCATTAGTTGGAACAACGAAAGAAATAATGAAACTATCAGGAGCAACACTTTATAGGGAGGGATCCAAGCCAGCTGGTATCTGGTTAATATCAAATGGAGTAGTGAAG TGGTCAAGGAAAAATATGAGTAATAAGCATTTACTGCACCCGACCTTCACTCATGGAAGTACTCTGGGTTTGTATGAAGTGCTTGCTTCAAAGCCCTACATCTGCGATATTATAACCGATTCTGTGGTACTATGCTTCTTTATAGAGACTGAAAAGATATTTTCTGCATTGAGATCTGATCCTGCAGTGGAAGATTTCTTTTGGCGG GAAAGTATCATCATTCTTGGCAAACTCATGCTTCCTcaaatttttgagaaaatggcAATGCAAGATATACGAACATTTATTGCTGAAAGATCAACgatgaatatatacataagGGGGGAGAGTTTTGAATTACTTCATCATTCTGTTGGTCTCCTATTGGAAGGTTTTATAAAAGTGCAAGGTGGGCAAGAAGAGTTGCTTACAGCTCCTGCAGCAATATTGCCACGTGTTGATCAAAGTTTTCGCCAATCTGGAACATTGG GAAGTTTCTCTCAACAAGTTTCTTCGTATCAAGTTGAGACAAGGGCAAGAGTtatcatatttgatattgctGGATTTGAGGCCGGCAGAACTCTCCAGAAAAGGTCATCTTCACTAATATCACATTCAGCTGATCACCCCTCTGGACCTCTTGGTAGAGAGCACAGTGGTCTAATGAGCTGGCCTGAACAAGTTTCCAAGTCTAAACATCATGATCAGGAAGCAGCGGATGAACAAGGAAATAATTTGTCTGCAAGGGCATTGCAGCTAAGCATCTACGGTAGCATG GTAAACATTGGAGGACGACGTACTCGAAGTTTCCCGAGAAGGAGGAGGGCAAAGGCATCTCAGAGTCTGTCATACCCAAGAGTTCCTTCAGGTCATGCACCTGCCATGGTTTCTGTTAAATCAGAAGGCTCCACCACATTGCGGAAGAAACTCCATATGCATGAAAGTAAGCCAGAAAGCCACCTAACACAACACGAAGAGTTGCATCTCAATGAAAGTCGTGCAACAAGAGACGACTCCAGTGATGATTCTGGCTGTGAAGATGAACATATCGTGAGAATCGATTCACCAAGCAGACTATCTTTTCGTCAAGCTCCTTGA
- the LOC105156156 gene encoding sodium/hydrogen exchanger 7 isoform X2: MTAIVVYQLFYRMVRGWSFNWGAVIKFLTQVSLGAVGIGLAFGIASVLWLGFIFNDTVIEISLTLAVSYVAYFTAQEGLDVSGVLTVMTLGMFYSAVARTAFKGESQQSLHHFWEMVAYIANTLIFILSGVVIAESVLQNDSIFKTHEHSWGYLFLLYAFVQVARVVVVAVLFPFLQYFGYGLDWKEAIILVWSGLRGAVALSLSLSVMRSSDGSPYISSDTGTLFVFLTGGIVFLTLIVNGSTTQFLLRILKMDKLSAAKRRILNYTKYEMLNKALEAFGDLGDDEELGPADWPTVKRYIKSLNDVDSEQVHPHSSSENDGNLDNMNLKDIRVRFLNGVQAAYWVMLDEGRINQTTANLLMQSVDEAIDLVSDEALCDWRGLKSYVNIPNHYKFLQSSIVPQKLVTYFTVERLEAACYICAAFLRAHRIARQQLHDFIGDSEIAAMVIRESEQEGEEPKAFLEDVRVTFPQVLRVVKTRQVTYSVLNHLIDYVHNLERIGLLEEKEMTHLHDAVQTDLKRLLRNPPLVKIPKIRDLISANPLLGALPPSAREALVGTTKEIMKLSGATLYREGSKPAGIWLISNGVVKWSRKNMSNKHLLHPTFTHGSTLGLYEVLASKPYICDIITDSVVLCFFIETEKIFSALRSDPAVEDFFWRESIIILGKLMLPQIFEKMAMQDIRTFIAERSTMNIYIRGESFELLHHSVGLLLEGFIKVQGGQEELLTAPAAILPRVDQSFRQSGTLGSFSQQVSSYQVETRARVIIFDIAGFEAGRTLQKRSSSLISHSADHPSGPLGREHSGLMSWPEQVSKSKHHDQEAADEQGNNLSARALQLSIYGSMVNIGGRRTRSFPRRRRAKASQSLSYPRVPSGHAPAMVSVKSEGSTTLRKKLHMHESKPESHLTQHEELHLNESRATRDDSSDDSGCEDEHIVRIDSPSRLSFRQAP; this comes from the exons ATGACGG CAATTGTGGTCTATCAGTTATTTTATCGGATGGTTCGTGGCTGGAGCTTTAATTGGGGAGCTGTAATCAAATTTTTGACACAAGTCTCTCTTGGAGC TGTAGGTATTGGTCTTGCTTTTGGAATAGCATCTGTCCTGTGGCTGGGATTTATATTCAATGACACGGTTATTGAAATTTCTTTAACACTTGCTGTGAGCTACGTCGCCTACTTCACA GCACAAGAAGGGCTTGATGTTTCTGGAGTTTTGACAGTTATGACTCTGGGAAT GTTCTACTCTGCTGTTGCTCGAACTGCCTTTAAGGGTGAAAGTCAGCAAAGCTTGCATCATTTTTG gGAAATGGTGGCTTATATTGCCAATACATTAATCTTCATCTTAAG TGGAGTAGTTATAGCTGAAAGTGTTCTCCAAAATGACAGCATATTTAAAACCCATG AACATTCTTGGGGTTATCTGTTCCTTCTATATGCGTTTGTTCAAGTTGCTAGAGTGGTTGTAGTTGCAGTATTGTTTCCATTTCTGCAATATTTTGGTTATGGTCTGGACTGGAAAGAAGCTATTATTCTTGTCTGGTCTGGTCTGCGTGGGGCTGTAGCATTGTCACTTTCACTCTCTGTTATG CGTTCCAGTGACGGGTCACCATATATCAGTTCTGATACTGGAACTCTG ttTGTGTTTTTAACTGGTGGAATCGTATTCCTTACACTTATTGTTAATGGATCAACTACACAGTTTCTTCTACGTATTCTTAAGATGGATAAGCTATCGGCAGCAAAG AGGCGAATATTGAATTATACAAAGTACGAAATGTTGAACAAAGCACTAGAGGCCTTTGGTGACCTTGGGGATGATGAGGAATTAGGACCTGCTGACTGGCCTACTGTTAAACGATACATAAAAAGCTTAAATGATGTGGATAGTGAACAAGTTCACCCACATTCTTCATCCGAAAATGATGGCAATCTTGACAATATGAATTTGAAAGATATTCGAGTGCGCTTCTTAAATG GTGTTCAGGCAGCTTACTGGGTCATGCTTGATGAAGGAAGGATCAACCAGACAACTGCTAATCTTCTAATGCAATCTGTTGATGAGGCAATTGACCTGGTATCCGATGAAGCTTTGTGTGATTGGAGAGGATTAAAATCTTATGTGAACATCCCGAATCACTATAAGTTTCTTCAATCGAGCATTGTTCCTCAAAAGCTTGTTACATACTTCACTGTTGAGAGATTAGAGGCCGCATGCTATATTTGTGCTGCGTTTCTTCGTGCCCATAGAATTGCAAGACAACAACTGCATGACTTCATTG GAGACAGTGAGATTGCAGCGATGGTAATTAGGGAAAGTGAGCAGGAAGGAGAAGAACCAAAGGCTTTTCTAGAAGACGTGCGTGTTACATTTCCTCAG GTGCTACGTGTTGTAAAAACAAGACAAGTCACATATTCTGTGCTGAACCATTTGATTGATTATGTTCATAATCTTGAGAGGATTGGCTtattagaagaaaaagagatgacTCATCTACATGATGCTGTCCAG ACTGACTTGAAAAGGCTCTTAAGAAATCCACCTTTGgttaaaattccaaaaatacGGGATTTGATATCTGCCAATCCTTTACTTGGAGCCCTACCTCCCTCAGCGCGTGAGGCATTAGTTGGAACAACGAAAGAAATAATGAAACTATCAGGAGCAACACTTTATAGGGAGGGATCCAAGCCAGCTGGTATCTGGTTAATATCAAATGGAGTAGTGAAG TGGTCAAGGAAAAATATGAGTAATAAGCATTTACTGCACCCGACCTTCACTCATGGAAGTACTCTGGGTTTGTATGAAGTGCTTGCTTCAAAGCCCTACATCTGCGATATTATAACCGATTCTGTGGTACTATGCTTCTTTATAGAGACTGAAAAGATATTTTCTGCATTGAGATCTGATCCTGCAGTGGAAGATTTCTTTTGGCGG GAAAGTATCATCATTCTTGGCAAACTCATGCTTCCTcaaatttttgagaaaatggcAATGCAAGATATACGAACATTTATTGCTGAAAGATCAACgatgaatatatacataagGGGGGAGAGTTTTGAATTACTTCATCATTCTGTTGGTCTCCTATTGGAAGGTTTTATAAAAGTGCAAGGTGGGCAAGAAGAGTTGCTTACAGCTCCTGCAGCAATATTGCCACGTGTTGATCAAAGTTTTCGCCAATCTGGAACATTGG GAAGTTTCTCTCAACAAGTTTCTTCGTATCAAGTTGAGACAAGGGCAAGAGTtatcatatttgatattgctGGATTTGAGGCCGGCAGAACTCTCCAGAAAAGGTCATCTTCACTAATATCACATTCAGCTGATCACCCCTCTGGACCTCTTGGTAGAGAGCACAGTGGTCTAATGAGCTGGCCTGAACAAGTTTCCAAGTCTAAACATCATGATCAGGAAGCAGCGGATGAACAAGGAAATAATTTGTCTGCAAGGGCATTGCAGCTAAGCATCTACGGTAGCATG GTAAACATTGGAGGACGACGTACTCGAAGTTTCCCGAGAAGGAGGAGGGCAAAGGCATCTCAGAGTCTGTCATACCCAAGAGTTCCTTCAGGTCATGCACCTGCCATGGTTTCTGTTAAATCAGAAGGCTCCACCACATTGCGGAAGAAACTCCATATGCATGAAAGTAAGCCAGAAAGCCACCTAACACAACACGAAGAGTTGCATCTCAATGAAAGTCGTGCAACAAGAGACGACTCCAGTGATGATTCTGGCTGTGAAGATGAACATATCGTGAGAATCGATTCACCAAGCAGACTATCTTTTCGTCAAGCTCCTTGA